GAGGAACTCCTCCCCCACGATCCGCATGAAGCCGGAGGAGAGCACGTAGTCCGGGGCATGGGAGGCCGTGGCCTCGGCCAGGGCGTGGTTCCACGCGGCGCGGTCCTCGTACGCGGCGAAGTCCACCACGAAGGTCTCGATCCCGGCGGCCGCCGCGCGGGCCAGCCCGCCGGCGTCGGGCCGGTCCGCGCCCACCGCGGCGATCTCCACGTCCAGCCGTCCGGCGGCGACGGCGTCGATCACCGACTGCAGGTTGGTGCCGGAACCGGAGACGAGGGCCACGATGCGCATGGGCTCCATCCTAGGCGGCGCCCCGCCTCCGCCCGTGACCGGTGCGTCCGCCGCCCCGTAGGGTGAGCCCATGATCTCCTACCGATCGGTGACCAAGCGGTTCCCGGACGGCACCGTGGCCGTGGACGACTTCAGCCTCGAGGTGCCGCGCGGCTCGCTCACCGTGCTGGCCGGGTCCTCCGGCTGCGGCAAGACCACCCTGATGCGCATGGTCAACCGCATGGTGGACCCCTCCTCCGGGCAGGTGCTCGTGGACGGCACGGACATCGCGGGCCGGGACCCGGTGGCCCTGCGCCGCCGCATCGGCTACGTCATGCAGAACTCCGGCCTGCTGCCGCACCGCACGGTCGCCCAGAACATCGCCACCGTCCCGCGGCTGACCGGCATGGACCGCCGGGCCGCCCGCCGCCGCGCCCTGGAGATGATGGAGCTCGTGGGGCTCGACCCGCGGATGGCGGACCGCTACCCCGCCCAGCTCTCCGGCGGCCAGCAGCAGCGCGTGGGGGTGGCCCGCGGACTGGCGGCCGACCCGGAGATCCTGCTGATGGACGAGCCCTTCGGGGCGGTCGATCCGCTCGTGCGCGCGGAACTGCAGCGCCAGCTGGTCCAGCTGCACCGCCAGATCGGCACCACCATCCTGTTCGTCACCCATGACATGGACGAGGCGCTGGCCCTGGGCGACGAGATCGTGCTGCTGCAGTCCGGCGCCCGGATCGCCCAGCGCGGCACCCCGCGGCAGTTCGTCGCCGAGCCGGCCAGCGACTTCGTGCGCACCTTCCTCGGCCTGGACCGCGGCCAGCGGGTCCTGCACCGCGAGCGCACCGGGGACGGCTCGGTCGTGCTGGTGGACGCCCACGGCCGGCCCGCCGGGGTGCTGGCCGAACCGGACCCCCGGCCCGACGGCGGCCCGCACCCGGGTGCCCCGGCCGACGTCGGGACCGGGCCCGGGGCACAGGAGGGGCCCGCCGCATGACCTGGGTGCTGCAGAACCTGCCGCTGATCGCGGACCGGACCTGGGCGCACCTGGCCACGTCCCTGCCGGCCGTGCTGGCCGCGCTGGTGCTCGCCGTGCCGCTGGGCTGGCTGGCGCACCGCTACCGCCCGCTCAACGGGCCGCTGCTCACCGGGGCCGGGCTGCTCTACGCGATCCCCTCGCTGCCGCTGTTCATCGTGCTGCCGGTGCTGATCGGCACGGGGGTCCGGGACGTGGTCAACGTGGTCGTGGCCCTGACGCTCTACGGGGTCGCGCTGCTCGTGCGCAGCGTGGCGGACGGACTGGACGGGATCCCGCCGGAGGCGCGCAACGCCGCCGTGGCCCTGGGCTACCCGCCGCTGCGCCGGTTCCTCGCCGTGGACCTGCCCCTGGCCGGGCCCGTGATCCTGTCCGGGCTGCGCGTGGTGGCCGTCTCCACCGTCTCCCTGTGCACCGTGGGCGCCGTGCTCGGCGTCCCCTCCCTCGGGCTGCTGTTCACGGACGGCTTCCAGCGCGGGATCCTCGCGGAGATCCTCACCGGGATCGTCCTCACGGCGGTGCTGGCCCTCGCCCTGGACCGCCTCATCGTGCTCCTGGGCCGGCTGGCCATGCCGTGGACCCGGACGGCGGGGGCGGGCGCATGAACCAGCTGCTCGAGGCCGTGCGCTGGTGCCTGGACCCGGCCCACTGGGACGGTCCCGCGGGGATCGCGGCGCGCTCCGTGGAGCACGTGGGCTACACGCTGCTGGCGGTGGCGATCGCCGCGGTGATCGCCGTGCCGGTCGGCTGGTGGGTGGGCCACACCGGCCGGGGCCGGGGGCTGGCCGTGGCCGTCTCCGGGGCCGCCCGGGCCCTGCCGACGCTCGGCGTGCTCACGCTGGCCGGGCTGCTGCTGGGCATCGGCCTGGCCGCCCCGATGACCGCGTTCGTCATCCTGGCCGTACCCTCCATCCTGGCGGGGGCCTACGCCGGCTTCGAGGCGGTGGACCGGAGGGTCATCGACGCCGCCCGCGCCCAGGGCTACACGGGCGCGCAGGTGCTGTGGCAGATCGAGGTGCCCCTGGGGCTGCCGGTGCTGCTGGGCGGGCTGCGCTCCGCGGCCCTGCAGGTGGTGGCCACCGCCACGCTGGCCGCGTACGTGGGCGCGGGCGGGCTGGGACGGTTCCTCTTCCTGGGGCTGAAGACCCAGGACTACGCCATGATGCTCGGCGCCTCCCTGCTCGTGGTGGCCCTGGCCGTGGTGCTGGACGGGGCCTTCGCCGCCGCCGGCCGGGCCGCCGTGCCCCGCGGTGTCACGGTGGCGCGGCGGCTGATCACCACGTAGGTTCGGGTCAGCGCCGTCACTCGAGAGGACCACCATGAAGCACCTCGCCCGCCGCCCCGTTCTCGTCCTGTCCGCCGCCGCGGTCCTCGCCCTCACCGGCTGCGGCAGCTCCGACCCCCTCGGCGGCGGCTCCGCCTCCGGGTCCGCCGGCGCGAGCGGCTCCGCCTCCGGGTCTGCCTCCGGCTCCGCCGCGGGGGACGGCGAGGCGATCGTCATCGGCTCGCAGCAGTACTACTCCAACGAGATCATCGCCGAGCTCTACGCCCAGGCCCTCGAGGCGGACGGCCACGCGGTGGAGCGCCAGTACCAGATCGGCCAGCGCGAGGTGTACCTGCCGGAGGTCGAGTCGGGCGGGATCGACCTCATGCCCGAGTACTCCGGCAACCTGCTGCAGTACTACGACAAGGACGCCACCGCCACCAGCCCGGAGGACATCCACGCCGCGCTGGCCGAGGTCCTCCCGGACGGCCTGCGCCCGCTGGAGGCGGCCGAGGCGACGGACCAGGACTCCTACAACGTCACGCAGGAGTTCGCCCGCGAGCACTCCCTGTCCTCGCTGGCGGACCTCAAGGACGTGGACGGACCGCTCAAGGTGGCCGCCAACTCCGAGTTCGAGACGCGGCCGTATGGCCCCGAGGG
This genomic window from Citricoccus sp. SGAir0253 contains:
- a CDS encoding ABC transporter ATP-binding protein — translated: MISYRSVTKRFPDGTVAVDDFSLEVPRGSLTVLAGSSGCGKTTLMRMVNRMVDPSSGQVLVDGTDIAGRDPVALRRRIGYVMQNSGLLPHRTVAQNIATVPRLTGMDRRAARRRALEMMELVGLDPRMADRYPAQLSGGQQQRVGVARGLAADPEILLMDEPFGAVDPLVRAELQRQLVQLHRQIGTTILFVTHDMDEALALGDEIVLLQSGARIAQRGTPRQFVAEPASDFVRTFLGLDRGQRVLHRERTGDGSVVLVDAHGRPAGVLAEPDPRPDGGPHPGAPADVGTGPGAQEGPAA
- a CDS encoding ABC transporter permease translates to MTWVLQNLPLIADRTWAHLATSLPAVLAALVLAVPLGWLAHRYRPLNGPLLTGAGLLYAIPSLPLFIVLPVLIGTGVRDVVNVVVALTLYGVALLVRSVADGLDGIPPEARNAAVALGYPPLRRFLAVDLPLAGPVILSGLRVVAVSTVSLCTVGAVLGVPSLGLLFTDGFQRGILAEILTGIVLTAVLALALDRLIVLLGRLAMPWTRTAGAGA
- a CDS encoding ABC transporter permease; translation: MNQLLEAVRWCLDPAHWDGPAGIAARSVEHVGYTLLAVAIAAVIAVPVGWWVGHTGRGRGLAVAVSGAARALPTLGVLTLAGLLLGIGLAAPMTAFVILAVPSILAGAYAGFEAVDRRVIDAARAQGYTGAQVLWQIEVPLGLPVLLGGLRSAALQVVATATLAAYVGAGGLGRFLFLGLKTQDYAMMLGASLLVVALAVVLDGAFAAAGRAAVPRGVTVARRLITT
- a CDS encoding ABC transporter substrate-binding protein is translated as MKHLARRPVLVLSAAAVLALTGCGSSDPLGGGSASGSAGASGSASGSASGSAAGDGEAIVIGSQQYYSNEIIAELYAQALEADGHAVERQYQIGQREVYLPEVESGGIDLMPEYSGNLLQYYDKDATATSPEDIHAALAEVLPDGLRPLEAAEATDQDSYNVTQEFAREHSLSSLADLKDVDGPLKVAANSEFETRPYGPEGLKEAYGVDVTLVPVEDSGGPLTVKALVDGDVQLADIYSADPSIETEGLVTLEDPENLILTQNVTPIASDAVDEQAAAVIEEVNAKLTTEELIGLNRRSVQEQASSADIAEQWLGEQGLD